The genomic region CATTCCAGACAGAGCAGGAGGCCGACAACATGAAGGCCAAGCTGGCGCTGTTGGGCATCGAAGCCATCGTACAAACGGCGACCATTCCCGGCAAGGGTGTGTGGCACCGCGTTCGCGTGGGCCCGTTCGCCGACCTGAACCAAATCAACAGCGCCAAGTCTGATCTTGCGCAGAATGGCTTCAAGGCGGATTTGATCAAGGTAAACTCTCCTGGCCAGTAATCCTGACCGGCTTGCCAAACGTTAACCACTTCAACTCGATTGTAAGGACATGATATGAAAAAGCTTCTCGCCGCCTTGATGCTGCTGGTGTCAGCAACGGCCCTGGCGGACCCGCAGCTGGGTAACGATTTCAACCAGACCGCAAAAACCATCAAGACCGACAACCCAGCCAAGATCGAAGTGCTGGAAATTTTCTGGTACGGTTGTCCGCATTGCTATCACCTGGAACCAAGCCTGGCGAGCTGGGTGAAGAAGCTACCTGAAGATGTCTACTTCAAGCGCGTTCCCGGTGTTCCCCGGCCCGACTGGGCACCAGCCGGCAAGGCGTTTTATGCGTTGGAAGCCCTCAACTTGACAGAGAAGCTGCATACCCAGCTGTTCGACGCCATCCATAAGGCACGCACGATCAACCCAGCCGTGGAGGCGCAACTGATCGACTGGATCACCAAGCAGGGCGGCCAGGACCGCAAGAAAGTGGAAGAAGCGTTCAACTCCTTCTCCACCAACAACAATGTCGTACGCGCCATGAATACCTTCCGCGATTCCGGCGCCACAGGTGTGCCTGCGCTCATCATCGATGGACGCTACATCACCTCCAGCTCCATGGCAGGCGGCAACCAGAATGTGCTCAAGGTAGCCGACTATCTGATCGAGAACGTACGCAAGGAAAAGAGCGGCGGCGCCAAGTAATTTTTGCCTGTGGCGATACTGCACGCACCCGCTGCCGGCCAGCGGGTTTTTATTACCGGTGCCTCCAGCGGCATCGGTCTCGCTCTTGCCCGGCACTACCTCAGGCAAGGCGCCATCGTCGGCGTCACTGCCCGCAGAACGGACTTATTGTACAAACTTGCAGCCGAGTTCCCCGATGGACAATGCCTGCCTTACCAAGCGGACGTACGTGACGCCCAGGCCATGCAGGCCACTGCGCAGGCTTTCATCCAGGCCGCCGGCGTGCCGCATATCGTGATTGCCAATGCAGGCGTCAGCTGCGGCACCCTGAGTGCCGAGGCTGAAGATATCACCGCATTTCATACCATATTCGAGATCAATGTCTTCGGCATGCTGCACACCTTCCAGCCTTTCATTGCTGCCATGCGTGAATCCGGGCTACGAGGCCAGCTGGTCGGTATCGCCAGCGTCGCAGGGATACGCGGCTTGCCCGGCGCGGGCGCCTACAGCGCCTCGAAATCGGCCGCCATCACCTACCTTGAAAGCCTGCGTACCGAAATGCAGCACGACGGCATCGCCGTCACCACCATCGCTCCCGGCTACATCCGCACCCCGATGACCGATGTCAATGGCTACCGCATGCCTTTCCTCATGGAAGTTGATATCGCCGCGTCAAAGTTCGCTCACGCCATCTCCCGACGCAAGCGCTTTGTCGTC from Methylobacillus flagellatus KT harbors:
- a CDS encoding thiol:disulfide interchange protein DsbA/DsbL produces the protein MKKLLAALMLLVSATALADPQLGNDFNQTAKTIKTDNPAKIEVLEIFWYGCPHCYHLEPSLASWVKKLPEDVYFKRVPGVPRPDWAPAGKAFYALEALNLTEKLHTQLFDAIHKARTINPAVEAQLIDWITKQGGQDRKKVEEAFNSFSTNNNVVRAMNTFRDSGATGVPALIIDGRYITSSSMAGGNQNVLKVADYLIENVRKEKSGGAK
- a CDS encoding SDR family oxidoreductase, giving the protein MAILHAPAAGQRVFITGASSGIGLALARHYLRQGAIVGVTARRTDLLYKLAAEFPDGQCLPYQADVRDAQAMQATAQAFIQAAGVPHIVIANAGVSCGTLSAEAEDITAFHTIFEINVFGMLHTFQPFIAAMRESGLRGQLVGIASVAGIRGLPGAGAYSASKSAAITYLESLRTEMQHDGIAVTTIAPGYIRTPMTDVNGYRMPFLMEVDIAASKFAHAISRRKRFVVIPWQMGWVARILHIIPHWLWDRLTRNAPHKPRIEL